A region of Polynucleobacter sp. JS-Mosq-20-D10 DNA encodes the following proteins:
- a CDS encoding transposase — translation MARQARTIIPGQAMHVMVRGNNREILFFDDADRRIYLDWLREAAKQFGCAVHAFALMPNHVHLLMTPQNSDSLAKTMQSLGRRYAQYFNQQQQRSGTIWEGRYRSSLIDPEYFLRCQRFIELNPVRSGFESSPQASTWTSFASHIGDNAEPWLVDHQHFWSLGNTPFERQMTWAAFLKEGAPHWEDRQITEALVRSKPWISDIYAKKLFKDNPEQALIRRRGRPKKLISTNSIG, via the coding sequence ATGGCAAGGCAAGCGCGCACCATCATTCCCGGTCAAGCGATGCATGTCATGGTCCGCGGCAATAATCGAGAAATACTTTTTTTTGATGATGCTGATCGCCGTATATATTTAGATTGGTTACGAGAGGCAGCAAAACAATTCGGCTGTGCAGTGCATGCATTTGCCTTGATGCCAAATCATGTACATCTCTTAATGACGCCCCAAAATAGCGATTCGCTTGCAAAAACAATGCAATCTCTAGGCAGGCGTTATGCCCAGTATTTCAATCAACAACAGCAAAGGTCGGGAACGATTTGGGAGGGACGCTATCGTTCCTCCTTAATAGATCCAGAGTATTTTTTACGCTGCCAACGCTTCATTGAACTCAATCCTGTAAGGTCTGGTTTTGAGTCAAGCCCACAGGCTTCCACTTGGACTAGTTTTGCTTCCCACATTGGAGACAATGCAGAGCCTTGGTTAGTTGACCACCAGCACTTTTGGAGCTTGGGTAATACTCCTTTTGAGAGGCAAATGACTTGGGCAGCATTTCTGAAAGAGGGTGCTCCTCACTGGGAAGATCGCCAAATTACCGAGGCTCTGGTGAGATCTAAGCCGTGGATAAGTGATATTTATGCAAAAAAGCTGTTTAAAGACAATCCTGAGCAGGCATTAATACGGCGCCGTGGGCGACCTAAAAAATTAATTTCAACTAATTCAATAGGTTAG
- a CDS encoding glutamate synthase-related protein, whose translation MTTHMNTGLRPIAQGLYDPQNEHDACGVGFVAHIKGKKSHEIVAQGLQILENLDHRGAVGADPLMGDGAGILIQVPDTLYREEMAKQGIDLPPFGEYGVGMIFLPKEQASRLACEQELERTVRLEGQVVLGWRDVPVDVKLPMSPTVQMTEPFIRQIFIGRGRDIMTTDALERKLYVIRKTASHAIQDLHLKHGKEYFVASMSARTIVYKGLLLANQVGAYYKDLQDSRTVSALALVHQRFSTNTFPAWELAHPYRMIAHNGEINTVKGNVNWVNAREGAISSPVLGDDLKKLWPLIYPGQSDTASFDNCLELLVMSGYPLAQAMMMMIPEAWEQHALMDENRRAFYEYHAAMMEPWDGPAAMAFTDGRQIGATLDRNGLRPARYYVTDDDLVIMGSEAGVLPIPESKIVQKWRLQPGKMFMIDMEQGRIIDDVELKDAVSKAKPYKSWIDAVRVKLDEVDASKADLVDEKNTIRPAAKLLDRQQAFGYTQEDIKYLMAPMAMNGEEAIGSMGNDSPLAVLSNKNKPLYNYFKQLFAQVTNPPIDSIRENMVMSLVSFIGPKPNLLDTNNINPPMRLEVNQPILDFNDMAKIRHIGHYTNGKFRSYELDICYPASWGKDGIEARLASLCAEAADAVRSGYNILIVSDRQVDEQHVAIPALLATSAIHQHLVEKGLRTSVGLVVETGSARETHHFALLAGYGAEAVHPYLAMETLAEMAKGLSGDLSAEKAVKNFVKAVGKGLQKVMSKMGISTYMSYTGSQIFEAIGLNKDVIDHYFKGTPSNVGGIGVFEVAEEALRMHQSAFSNDPVLTNMLEAGGEYAFRIRGEDHMWTPDTIAKLQHSTRAGIDKGYQTYKEYANLINDQTKRQMTLRGLFEFKIDPVKAIPLDEVEPAKEIVKRFATGAMSLGSISTEAHATLAIAMNRIGGKSNTGEGGEDPNRYVNELKGIPIKKGETLASILGDDVVEANIPLLDGDSLRSRIKQVASGRFGVTTEYLRSADQIQIKMAQGAKPGEGGQLPGGKVSDYIGKLRFSVPGVGLISPPPHHDIYSIEDIAQLIHDLKNVNPAADVSVKLVSEVGVGTIAAGVAKAKADHVVIAGHDGGTGASPLSSIKHAGSPWELGLAETQQTLVLNGLRSRIRVQADGQMKTGRDVVIGALLGADEFGFATAPLVVEGCIMMRKCHLNTCPVGVATQDPELRKKFSGKPEHVVNFFFFIAEEAREIMAQLGIRQFDDLIGRVDLLDTRKGIENWKVHGLDFSKIFAEPNVPKDTPRYQILTQEHGLGSALDNILIEKSEPALQSGEKVSFIVPVKNVNRTVGAMLSGEIAQRYGHAGLPDDTIHIQLNGTAGQSFAAFLARGITLDLVGDGNDYVGKGLSGGRVIVRAPHEFRGDTAKNIIVGNTVLYGAIGGEAFFNGVAGERFAVRNSGATTVVEGTGDHGCEYMTGGTVAVLGATGRNFAAGMSGGIAYVYDEDGLFEKRCNTSMATLEKVLPSAEQIAKMPQSQWHAPIDVKDGGERMTDEQILKGLIERHFRHTGSERAKALLADWENARGRFVKVLPTEYKRALGELWEKAQNKTVAA comes from the coding sequence ATGACTACACATATGAATACAGGCCTTCGTCCAATCGCGCAGGGTCTTTACGATCCACAAAATGAGCATGATGCTTGCGGCGTAGGATTCGTCGCCCACATCAAGGGCAAGAAGTCACATGAGATCGTTGCTCAAGGATTGCAAATTCTTGAGAACTTAGATCACCGGGGCGCAGTTGGCGCTGATCCGCTAATGGGTGACGGCGCAGGAATTTTGATCCAAGTGCCGGATACCTTGTACCGCGAAGAGATGGCAAAGCAAGGTATTGATTTACCGCCATTTGGTGAATACGGCGTTGGTATGATTTTCCTGCCAAAAGAACAGGCATCGCGTTTAGCTTGTGAACAAGAGCTAGAGCGCACAGTTCGCCTAGAGGGCCAAGTTGTTTTGGGTTGGAGGGATGTTCCTGTTGACGTAAAGCTGCCAATGTCTCCAACAGTACAAATGACAGAGCCATTCATACGTCAGATATTTATTGGTCGCGGCCGCGACATCATGACTACCGACGCGCTTGAGCGTAAGTTATATGTCATCCGCAAGACCGCGAGTCACGCAATTCAGGATTTACATTTAAAACACGGCAAAGAATATTTTGTTGCATCGATGTCTGCTCGCACCATTGTTTACAAGGGTTTATTGTTAGCAAACCAAGTGGGTGCGTACTACAAAGACTTACAAGACTCACGTACGGTTTCTGCGTTGGCATTAGTGCATCAGCGTTTCTCTACAAATACTTTCCCAGCTTGGGAGTTGGCACACCCATATCGCATGATTGCGCACAACGGTGAGATCAATACTGTTAAAGGTAACGTCAACTGGGTCAATGCACGAGAGGGAGCAATCAGCTCCCCAGTACTTGGTGATGATCTTAAAAAATTATGGCCACTAATCTATCCAGGTCAATCTGATACAGCCTCTTTTGATAACTGTTTAGAGTTATTAGTCATGTCAGGTTATCCATTGGCACAAGCAATGATGATGATGATTCCAGAAGCATGGGAACAGCACGCATTGATGGATGAAAACCGTCGCGCATTCTATGAGTACCACGCCGCAATGATGGAGCCATGGGATGGCCCAGCAGCTATGGCCTTTACAGATGGCCGCCAGATTGGCGCTACCTTAGACCGCAATGGTTTACGTCCAGCGCGTTATTACGTAACAGATGATGACTTAGTCATCATGGGCTCTGAGGCTGGTGTTCTGCCAATTCCAGAAAGTAAGATCGTTCAAAAATGGCGCTTGCAACCGGGCAAGATGTTCATGATTGATATGGAGCAGGGCCGCATTATTGATGACGTGGAATTGAAAGATGCCGTCTCTAAAGCCAAGCCATACAAGAGTTGGATCGATGCCGTGCGTGTGAAGCTTGATGAAGTCGATGCCAGCAAGGCAGATTTAGTGGATGAAAAAAATACTATTCGACCAGCTGCAAAGCTATTAGATCGCCAACAAGCTTTTGGTTATACCCAAGAGGACATCAAGTACCTCATGGCACCGATGGCTATGAATGGCGAAGAGGCAATTGGATCAATGGGTAACGATAGCCCATTAGCCGTGCTCTCCAATAAGAATAAGCCACTTTATAACTATTTCAAGCAATTGTTTGCGCAAGTGACTAATCCGCCGATTGACTCTATTCGTGAAAACATGGTGATGTCTTTAGTGTCCTTTATTGGGCCTAAGCCGAATTTGTTGGACACCAACAATATCAACCCGCCAATGCGTTTGGAAGTAAATCAACCGATCTTAGATTTCAACGATATGGCTAAGATCCGTCATATCGGCCACTATACCAACGGTAAGTTCCGTTCATATGAGTTAGATATTTGTTATCCAGCATCCTGGGGCAAGGATGGCATTGAGGCTCGCTTAGCATCCTTGTGTGCGGAAGCTGCCGATGCCGTACGCTCTGGTTACAACATCTTGATCGTGAGCGATCGCCAGGTTGATGAGCAGCATGTGGCTATTCCAGCATTGTTGGCAACTTCAGCAATTCATCAACATTTGGTTGAAAAAGGTTTGCGTACTAGCGTTGGCCTCGTAGTTGAAACCGGTAGCGCGCGTGAGACACATCATTTCGCACTCTTAGCTGGTTATGGTGCTGAAGCAGTTCATCCGTACCTGGCAATGGAAACTTTGGCGGAGATGGCCAAAGGTTTATCGGGCGATTTGTCAGCAGAAAAAGCGGTCAAGAATTTTGTGAAAGCGGTTGGTAAGGGCTTGCAAAAAGTCATGTCCAAAATGGGTATCTCTACTTACATGTCTTACACCGGTTCCCAGATTTTTGAAGCGATTGGTTTAAATAAGGATGTGATTGATCATTACTTTAAAGGTACTCCATCCAACGTGGGTGGTATCGGTGTATTTGAAGTAGCTGAAGAAGCTTTGCGTATGCACCAGTCTGCATTCAGTAATGATCCTGTTTTGACCAACATGCTCGAAGCTGGTGGTGAATACGCCTTCCGCATTCGTGGTGAGGACCATATGTGGACTCCGGATACGATTGCGAAGTTGCAGCACTCTACCCGTGCTGGTATCGATAAGGGCTATCAAACTTATAAAGAGTATGCCAATCTGATTAATGACCAAACTAAGCGTCAGATGACCTTGCGTGGTTTGTTTGAGTTCAAGATTGATCCAGTTAAAGCGATTCCATTGGACGAAGTAGAGCCTGCAAAAGAAATCGTCAAACGTTTTGCAACGGGTGCGATGTCTTTAGGATCGATCTCTACCGAAGCGCATGCTACTTTGGCAATTGCGATGAACCGGATTGGCGGTAAGTCCAATACGGGTGAGGGCGGCGAAGATCCAAACCGTTATGTGAATGAACTCAAAGGCATTCCAATCAAGAAGGGTGAAACCCTAGCAAGTATTTTGGGTGACGATGTTGTTGAAGCAAACATTCCTTTGTTAGATGGTGATTCATTGCGCTCTAGAATTAAGCAGGTTGCCTCCGGTCGTTTCGGAGTGACTACTGAATATCTGCGCTCTGCTGATCAAATTCAGATCAAGATGGCTCAAGGTGCTAAGCCTGGTGAAGGTGGTCAATTGCCTGGTGGTAAAGTTTCCGATTACATCGGTAAGCTGCGCTTCTCCGTGCCAGGCGTTGGTTTGATTTCTCCTCCTCCACACCATGATATTTACTCTATTGAAGATATCGCTCAGTTGATTCATGATCTGAAGAACGTGAACCCTGCTGCTGATGTCTCTGTGAAATTAGTATCTGAAGTCGGTGTTGGTACGATTGCCGCCGGTGTTGCCAAAGCCAAAGCAGATCACGTTGTGATCGCTGGCCATGACGGCGGTACAGGCGCATCACCACTGTCTTCTATTAAGCACGCTGGTTCCCCATGGGAATTAGGCCTGGCTGAAACTCAACAAACATTAGTACTCAATGGTCTGCGTAGCCGTATTCGTGTACAAGCCGATGGCCAAATGAAAACTGGTCGTGATGTCGTGATCGGTGCATTATTGGGTGCGGATGAGTTTGGTTTTGCAACAGCGCCATTGGTTGTAGAAGGTTGCATCATGATGCGTAAGTGCCATTTGAATACCTGCCCAGTTGGTGTTGCTACACAAGATCCTGAATTGCGTAAAAAGTTCTCTGGTAAGCCAGAGCACGTTGTGAACTTCTTCTTCTTTATTGCTGAAGAAGCGCGCGAGATCATGGCTCAACTCGGCATTCGTCAGTTTGATGATTTGATCGGTCGTGTTGATCTCTTAGATACCCGTAAGGGTATTGAAAACTGGAAAGTACATGGCTTGGATTTCAGTAAGATTTTTGCTGAGCCTAATGTTCCTAAAGATACTCCCCGCTACCAGATCCTGACTCAAGAGCATGGCTTAGGTAGTGCGTTGGATAACATTCTGATCGAGAAGAGTGAGCCCGCATTACAGAGTGGTGAAAAAGTCTCCTTCATTGTTCCCGTGAAGAACGTGAACCGTACTGTTGGTGCAATGCTCTCCGGAGAAATTGCTCAGCGTTATGGCCATGCTGGATTGCCTGATGACACGATTCATATTCAATTGAATGGCACTGCCGGTCAAAGTTTCGCCGCCTTCTTGGCGCGCGGCATTACTTTGGATTTAGTTGGTGACGGTAATGACTACGTTGGTAAAGGCTTATCCGGTGGACGCGTAATTGTGCGTGCTCCACATGAATTCCGTGGCGATACTGCCAAGAACATCATTGTTGGTAATACTGTTCTCTATGGTGCAATCGGCGGTGAAGCATTCTTTAACGGTGTGGCTGGCGAGCGTTTCGCAGTTCGTAACTCTGGTGCCACAACGGTTGTTGAAGGTACTGGCGATCACGGTTGTGAATACATGACGGGTGGCACTGTAGCTGTGCTGGGTGCAACTGGCCGTAACTTTGCAGCCGGTATGAGCGGTGGTATTGCTTATGTCTATGACGAAGATGGTCTCTTTGAGAAGCGCTGCAATACCAGTATGGCAACTTTGGAAAAAGTATTGCCTTCTGCTGAGCAGATTGCCAAGATGCCTCAGTCACAGTGGCATGCCCCTATTGACGTGAAGGATGGTGGTGAGCGCATGACTGATGAGCAAATTCTGAAGGGCTTGATCGAGCGTCATTTCCGTCACACTGGTTCTGAGCGCGCTAAAGCACTCTTAGCTGATTGGGAAAATGCCCGTGGTCGTTTTGTGAAGGTACTTCCTACGGAGTACAAACGTGCTTTAGGCGAGTTGTGGGAAAAAGCCCAAAACAAAACTGTTGCTGCTTAA
- a CDS encoding secretin and TonB N-terminal domain-containing protein, which yields MGNTNFLLSESIQGKISVDLKDTPWQTALHSILASRGLRLVRNGDIYWIGPHAEIQSFQKFRREDAALPFGGDHINSPRQILIEARIVEADQRFARELGIKLGYQANGIGNQPDQNASANLDLAGTGLAGFNPATLAATLVSKNAARLLQMELSALESDGQGKILSNPRIMTGDQVKATIEQGTELPYQVSSQSGSKLQFRKANLRLEVLPKIHPDGKISMLVGINKDTIGMKTEQGYAIDTKNLSSEVTVENGGTAIIGGIFQTTERDDEIKVPLLGDIPLIGHLFRHKSKLADKTELLVFLTPTVLDKH from the coding sequence ATGGGAAATACCAATTTTCTCCTCAGCGAATCTATTCAAGGCAAAATCTCGGTCGACCTCAAGGACACTCCCTGGCAAACTGCTCTCCATTCCATACTTGCTAGCCGAGGATTGCGCCTTGTCCGTAATGGCGATATTTACTGGATTGGTCCTCATGCAGAAATTCAAAGCTTTCAAAAATTTCGTCGGGAGGATGCTGCCCTACCTTTTGGGGGTGATCATATTAATAGCCCACGCCAGATCCTCATAGAGGCTCGCATCGTCGAAGCTGATCAGCGCTTTGCCCGAGAATTGGGCATCAAGTTGGGGTATCAAGCCAATGGCATTGGAAATCAGCCAGACCAAAACGCTAGCGCAAACCTTGATCTGGCAGGAACCGGCTTAGCCGGCTTTAATCCAGCCACATTGGCTGCCACCTTAGTTTCTAAGAATGCGGCCCGACTCTTGCAAATGGAGCTCTCAGCACTGGAGTCTGATGGCCAGGGCAAGATTCTCTCGAACCCCCGCATCATGACTGGCGATCAGGTTAAAGCCACGATTGAGCAGGGAACTGAACTACCCTACCAAGTCAGCTCTCAAAGCGGGAGCAAATTGCAGTTTCGCAAAGCTAATTTACGCCTAGAGGTTTTGCCCAAGATTCATCCGGATGGAAAGATCTCGATGTTAGTGGGGATCAATAAAGACACCATTGGCATGAAAACTGAACAGGGCTATGCAATTGACACCAAAAATCTCAGCTCTGAGGTCACCGTTGAAAATGGGGGTACGGCCATTATTGGAGGCATCTTTCAAACCACCGAACGCGATGACGAGATCAAAGTTCCACTCCTAGGGGATATTCCATTGATAGGGCATTTATTTCGCCATAAATCCAAATTGGCAGACAAAACTGAACTATTAGTCTTCTTAACCCCCACCGTGCTGGACAAACACTAA
- a CDS encoding type VI secretion system transmembrane protein TssO, protein MPPRHISPQSFDDILSELGDDPAIPDPHGIRKTASPPRMDASPQTKTPKPSFSTKTFEVKWLNLSPIWIFGSTLLLCGVSLFFFFESSKSGSEQEINTLQRQLLALKEELESSQNEWHSEREDLYEVIDEIEVSIHSINTKPLTQATQSKPTAIPYEAELRRWRYLGITRMGALEQAFFHTGQSTKMVGKGDLALGEWHLTQAEKELAILTHPKGKSITFKSTNSE, encoded by the coding sequence ATGCCACCACGCCATATTTCCCCCCAGTCTTTTGATGACATTTTGAGTGAGCTGGGAGACGACCCCGCCATTCCAGATCCCCACGGAATTCGTAAAACCGCCTCTCCACCCAGGATGGATGCTTCACCCCAAACGAAGACTCCAAAGCCCTCTTTTTCGACTAAAACATTCGAGGTGAAATGGCTTAATTTGAGTCCGATTTGGATCTTTGGTAGCACCTTATTACTCTGCGGGGTTAGCCTCTTTTTTTTCTTTGAATCCAGTAAGTCTGGGTCTGAACAGGAAATAAATACGCTTCAACGCCAATTATTAGCCCTCAAAGAAGAATTGGAATCCTCTCAAAATGAATGGCATTCTGAGCGAGAAGATTTATATGAAGTAATAGATGAAATAGAAGTGAGTATTCACTCAATTAATACAAAACCACTAACTCAAGCAACTCAAAGTAAGCCTACCGCTATCCCGTATGAAGCAGAGCTTCGTCGCTGGAGGTATTTAGGTATCACTCGTATGGGGGCTTTAGAGCAGGCTTTTTTTCATACCGGCCAGTCTACGAAGATGGTGGGCAAAGGGGATCTGGCTTTAGGGGAATGGCACCTGACTCAAGCCGAAAAAGAGCTGGCTATCTTGACTCATCCCAAAGGTAAATCCATCACCTTTAAATCCACCAACTCAGAGTGA
- a CDS encoding penicillin-binding protein 1A — translation MALPPKDKPPLNGRFKRQPDRRPGQPRGESFSPNKSGSNPLIKALLIISMFFAVVLTLLMGYAFLVAKPNLPKISALIDYNPKTPLRIYTADKVLIGEFGEERRKVIPLNEIPMNMRNAVLAIEDDRFYSHGGVDYVGILRATLTNLRGNLSQGASTITMQVARNFFLSNEKTFSRKIYEVLLAWEIESQLSKDKILEIYMNQIFLGQRAYGFSSAAQIYFGKELRDITIAESAMLAGLPKAPSAYNPVSNFRRAKIRQEYILQRMRDLSYITPEQYQIAMAEDLHIRGLGNEFSTRADFPAEMVRQLLITQYGEAIYSQGIDVYTTILKADQDAAYKAVRRGIFEYDLRHAYRGPEGFIDLPEDIVKRQRAIDEALLAYPQLDDLQSGVVLDIKPKEMQVMIATGDTITIKGESMKLAAAALTDSTQPKKRLRPGAIVRLLSDGGVWKLAQLPQVEAAFVSMNAETGAILSLVGGFDFRRNKFNHVTQAQRQPGSSFKPFIYAAAIEKGFSPSTMVNDAPLSIGSMETGSQAWEPKNYDGKYEGLMRLRTALAKSKNLVSVRLIRAIGPSYAQDYIQRFGFEAEKHPPYLTMALGAGSVTPLQMASAYSVFANGGYRVDPYLINKMTDSKGVVLFEAKPTHAREDAPRVLDARTTFVIDSMLQEVTKTGTAASARAKLGRNDIAGKTGTTNESHDAWFAGYTPKVVAIAWIGFDKPASLGDRETGGGLALPMWISYMSTALRDEPQQAREVPAGVTQVDGDWFIPEFSNNGGVRELQ, via the coding sequence ATGGCTCTACCCCCAAAAGACAAGCCGCCATTAAACGGGCGGTTTAAACGACAACCTGATAGACGTCCCGGTCAGCCAAGAGGAGAATCATTCTCGCCGAATAAATCCGGAAGCAATCCGCTCATCAAAGCGCTCCTGATTATTAGCATGTTTTTTGCAGTAGTGCTTACTTTGTTAATGGGATATGCCTTCTTAGTAGCAAAGCCGAATCTCCCGAAGATTTCGGCCTTGATTGATTACAACCCCAAAACACCATTGCGTATCTATACGGCCGATAAAGTTTTGATAGGTGAGTTTGGGGAGGAGCGCCGTAAGGTAATTCCTTTAAACGAAATCCCAATGAATATGCGTAATGCAGTTTTAGCCATTGAAGATGATCGCTTTTACTCTCATGGTGGAGTGGATTACGTGGGTATCCTGAGAGCTACGCTCACCAATTTACGCGGCAACCTTTCCCAAGGTGCGTCAACCATCACAATGCAGGTGGCACGGAACTTTTTCCTTAGCAATGAGAAAACTTTTAGTCGTAAGATTTACGAGGTTCTCTTAGCCTGGGAAATTGAGTCCCAATTAAGTAAAGACAAGATTCTTGAGATTTATATGAATCAGATCTTTTTGGGGCAAAGAGCTTATGGATTTTCTAGTGCAGCCCAAATCTACTTTGGTAAAGAGCTAAGAGACATTACGATCGCTGAATCAGCGATGTTAGCCGGCTTGCCAAAAGCACCATCGGCATATAACCCGGTGAGCAATTTTCGGCGCGCCAAAATTCGACAAGAATATATTTTGCAGCGCATGCGTGATTTATCGTATATCACTCCCGAACAATATCAAATCGCAATGGCTGAAGACTTACATATCCGTGGTCTTGGCAATGAATTTAGTACTCGCGCAGATTTTCCTGCTGAGATGGTTCGTCAGCTCCTGATTACACAATATGGCGAGGCAATCTATTCGCAGGGAATAGATGTATACACCACGATCTTGAAGGCGGACCAAGATGCTGCATATAAAGCAGTACGTCGCGGTATTTTTGAGTACGACTTACGTCACGCATATCGTGGTCCCGAGGGGTTCATTGATTTGCCAGAAGATATAGTGAAGCGTCAACGTGCAATTGACGAAGCTTTATTGGCTTATCCGCAATTAGATGATTTACAGTCCGGCGTTGTTCTCGATATCAAGCCAAAAGAAATGCAGGTCATGATTGCAACTGGGGATACGATCACCATCAAGGGTGAGAGTATGAAGCTTGCCGCCGCCGCTTTAACTGATAGCACTCAACCAAAAAAACGTTTGCGTCCTGGTGCGATCGTTAGGTTACTTTCGGACGGTGGGGTTTGGAAGTTGGCGCAGTTACCTCAAGTTGAAGCTGCCTTTGTTTCAATGAATGCCGAGACGGGCGCGATTCTTTCTTTAGTGGGGGGCTTTGATTTCCGTCGAAATAAATTTAATCACGTCACTCAGGCTCAACGCCAACCGGGTTCGTCTTTCAAGCCATTTATTTATGCTGCTGCGATCGAGAAAGGTTTTTCTCCAAGTACGATGGTCAATGATGCCCCGCTATCTATTGGCAGCATGGAAACAGGAAGTCAAGCTTGGGAACCAAAGAACTACGATGGCAAGTATGAAGGTTTAATGCGCTTACGCACTGCTTTAGCAAAATCAAAAAATTTGGTTTCAGTGCGATTAATACGTGCTATCGGGCCATCTTATGCTCAAGACTATATTCAACGTTTTGGGTTTGAAGCGGAGAAACACCCACCTTATTTGACAATGGCTTTGGGCGCAGGATCTGTTACACCTTTGCAAATGGCGTCTGCATACAGTGTTTTTGCTAATGGGGGCTATCGTGTAGATCCCTACTTAATTAATAAGATGACGGACTCAAAAGGCGTGGTACTGTTTGAGGCCAAGCCTACTCATGCGCGCGAAGATGCTCCCCGCGTGTTAGATGCAAGAACTACTTTTGTGATTGACAGTATGTTGCAAGAAGTTACGAAAACCGGTACTGCAGCCAGTGCGAGAGCGAAATTAGGCCGGAATGATATCGCCGGTAAAACAGGCACCACCAATGAGTCGCACGATGCTTGGTTTGCGGGATATACCCCGAAGGTAGTTGCAATTGCTTGGATTGGCTTTGATAAACCTGCAAGTTTGGGTGATCGTGAAACTGGTGGAGGTCTCGCTTTACCAATGTGGATTTCTTATATGAGTACTGCCTTGAGGGATGAGCCGCAACAAGCACGCGAAGTGCCTGCGGGCGTTACCCAAGTTGATGGCGATTGGTTTATCCCTGAGTTTTCTAATAACGGCGGTGTGCGCGAACTACAGTAG
- a CDS encoding shikimate kinase → MNSSSNNIFLIGLMGAGKSTVGKLLAKKLGRRFLDADHVIEDRCGVKIPVIFEMEGEDGFRKREAQVIKDITAEHDVILATGGGAVLLPENRQFLSERGAVIYLHANPMELWHRTKGGEGRPLLKNGDAKKILENLYAIRDPLYREIADFVIETGKPSVNQLVNTLIMQLELSA, encoded by the coding sequence GTGAACTCTTCATCCAACAATATCTTTCTAATTGGCCTCATGGGCGCTGGGAAGTCGACCGTAGGTAAATTACTAGCCAAGAAGTTAGGGCGTCGATTTCTAGATGCTGATCATGTGATTGAAGATCGTTGTGGAGTCAAGATTCCCGTCATCTTCGAAATGGAAGGTGAAGATGGATTTCGCAAGCGTGAGGCTCAGGTAATCAAAGACATCACAGCCGAACATGATGTCATTTTGGCTACTGGTGGTGGCGCTGTACTCCTGCCTGAGAATCGCCAATTCCTCAGTGAAAGAGGGGCGGTAATTTACCTCCACGCTAACCCTATGGAGTTATGGCATCGCACTAAAGGTGGTGAAGGTCGGCCACTCCTAAAAAATGGTGATGCAAAAAAGATTCTAGAAAACCTTTACGCTATTCGCGATCCCCTGTATCGCGAAATTGCTGACTTCGTTATTGAGACTGGAAAACCCAGCGTCAATCAGTTAGTCAACACCTTAATCATGCAACTCGAACTCTCCGCATAA